The sequence AAAACGGTTCGTCTCTAATTCATCAAGATTTTCACACGAAGCGTGACGatctgtaaataaaaaaaaatgctaGAGTTTCATGCGATGGCGACCCCAAAATCTCCCCGGGCCGGTTCCAAATGGTATCAGCTGGCCGCCGGTGATCGTGCCGCCACCCAGCAAGCACTACTGACGGCAACCGGTGGTAAAAGATAAGTGGCGTCGCTCGTGATCCGATGGCGAGAGGTCAGCGTTGCCGGTCCATTGTGTTTGCATTGGTTGCCAGAAAGGTATGCGCTCTGGCTCTGCTACCGGTCTACCGATGGTATCATACTGTCGGTGTCGTGACGGACCGGGTCTCTGGCCTCACCTCCGTACCCATCCATCTGGCTAATCTTCGGAGTTGAACGTCGTCGCGTTCAAGTGTTCAACAAAAATTTGGACGGAATTGAATGAGTTAACTTCGGATGGGCGGAGATTGAACGCTCTTGCCGTCGACGACGGACGACGGCGACTCGAGAGCGGCGGATCCGTGACGACGGACTGCACGGATCATCGACGGCGACGACTCGTCGACCATCTCCATTTTCGTCCTTACCTTTTGCTTGTTCCTTCAACCTTTGCTGGGGTAAACAATTGAGGCTGGCCTTCAGTCTCCTGCCACGGCTTCTTTGCTGCATGCGTGATCAATTCAGCTTTGTCCGTGATCCATGTGTTCCCTTCCCGTGCTTCTCAGCCATCTGTTTTCCAAAACGTAGCAGCAATCGTTGAATGAATTCACGACCAAAATTAAGCAAAAAGATTGAGCTAGCTTTACACATACAAAAGTTTGAAAGCCGAAAAGGAGGGTGGTTCTGTTCTGTGTGGGAGCGTGTGCTTGCTTGGCCAATGGAATAAGAGCACATGGCTGGCATTTGCAGCCGGGGATCAAGAACGGGGTGGTTGGGTCGTTTCTTTCATTTGTTTATGAAGAAGAAAGCGAGCAGGTTTATCAAACCCAACCCAACACGCGGAAACACAACTGTACTAGCTCTAcgtgtttggtgtgtttctgAAGCATGGCTCTCTCTCGATCAAATGAATTGAAGTATGAACTGTCTGAACAATggacagcagcaacagcaggaagAAGGCATGGTTTTTTTTTGAGCTGAATGATGATGGCTTCTGAGTCAAATTATTGTGCTCTCTTGCTTATCGCCTTATAGTGCCTAACTTTCTTGATTCAGATTCAGATCAGACTAGAATGTTGGAGCACTACTGAAATAACTTCGAAAGGCCAAAGGATGCTAGCCCAGTTGGTTAGTCactccggcggcacccctcaggtcctgagttcgactccctGTGAGAGCAAATTTCAGACTGAAGGTAAAAAAATCTCCTCGTTggccccgtgtgccaaagcactggttgtgAGACGGCCCAGGTCAgcctgaggacccttacatggcccagTCGGTAGTTCCCAGGGGTTAcgtctcccagtgtcagggTGGAGCCAgagttcggggattttctcggtcggggaagccgaggcttcttTTTAAgttaataccggtggggcggtctttccccacccggccgagtttttaAATAACTTCGAAAGCAGTAAGAAGTGCACAAAGATGTGTCAAGAACAAAATGTAATGTTAAAGTTTTCCTGTGTGTTCATCTCTTTGTATATGAATGTGCAATTACAGTGTCAAAAAATTTCCTAAGACTAATCATCCTGTATGAGTATCTGTTATCCACACATCTGATCTAAGTGTCGAATCAATCTTCAcaaaaatgagaaggaaatGCTAGAATTTCCTCTCCCTAGGCTGATCAAAATGGCCTCTTGAGCCCCTTGAAGTCGACGGTCTCGATGCACTCGATGCTGCCCCTGGAGCCGTTGAGCATCTTGAGCAGCTCGCTGGCGCGCTCCTTGGTGACGCCGCCGCATCCGAcctggagcagcagcagcagcttctggAACGCGCCGACGCGCAGCGCCTCGgcgcggcacgcggcggcgccggcgtcgcccgCGCGGCAGAGGCGCCAGAGCGCGGAGACGGCGAACTCCGTGGCCATGTCGGAGACGCGGAACATCTTCTTGACGAGGACTGGCACGGccagcgcgtgcgcgcgcgcggccgcgagcCCGGCGTCGGCGCCCAGGACGGCGTCGAGCGCGGCCAGCGCCTTCTCGCTCGTGCCCTTGTCGGCGTCGACGAGGAGCTCCACGAGGGCCGGCACCGCGCCGACCTCCGCGAGGCGGGCCGCCGCgcggtcggaggcggcggcgaggtagtAGGCCGTGACGAGAGCGGCCTTGGTGGCCGGCGCGGAGACGGGGCTCCGGACGAGGCGGACGAGCGCGTCGCACATCCCCGGGGTCCGCGCCACGGCCTCGAGGGTGCGCCCGTCGGCCGACGACGCGAGCTCGCGGagcacgacggcggcgctggcccgCGCCGCGAGCTCCCCGCCGTGGGTCATCACGGAGGCGAGCGACTTGAGCGAGGCCGGCGAGGCAATGCAGCGGCGCGCCTCGTCGTCGAGCGGGAAGAACGCGGTCGCGGCGGCCAGGATCTCGCCCAGCGCAGCGCCCTCGGCTGCAGCGCCGGCGCCCTCGACGCGCTCCCCCGCGAGCCGCCCGAACGCCGTCgccagcgcgcgcgcggcgcccgcCGCTGCCAGGCAGCGGCGGTTGCGGTCGCTCTCCTTGGCGAGCGCCCTCGCCCTGGCGGAGGCCGCCCCGCACGCGGCCACGTCCCCGCGGCCCGCGGCGCGCGACACGGCGGCCAccgcgtcggcggcgtcggcgtcggcgagcgGCACCTTGGGGGTGGGCACCCGCTGGACCCCGCTGGCGCGGTTGGCGACGCACCAGTCCTGGATCATCCGGCGCGTGGCGTGGTTGGGGACCAGGTCGGCGAGCCGCAGCGGGCGGCCGGTGACGGGGCACCGCGCGCCCCCGCGCGCCAGCCAGCCCTCCACGCTCTCCCGGTCGTAGGTGATCCCCGTGGGCGCCGTGACGGGGTCCCGCATCAGGTCCAGCGAGATCGGGCACACGAAGTGCGCcggcaccgccacctcctcctcggccgcctGCTGCTGTTGCTTGCTGCCCCGCCTCAGCAGCGGGATCTCCGGCACCAGCCTAGACGCGGCTCTCGTCGCGCGAGACATCGGCAGAACCATTGATTGATTGTCTCTCGTAAAACCGTTCGTCCCTAATAATAAACGAATCCGTGCGCCGCGAGGCTAGCTGTTGAACCGGCTGAAGGGAGTCCTTGAGCTGACTGTTGGGAAGGGAGCAAGAgaggggaagagagggagagtgTTTGTGTGGGTGATGGCAAAAATGGGGAGGGGAGGTGCTATATAGGTTGCGGGGTGGGGACTGGGGACGACGACGGAGCAGGTTCACGTTACGTGGGCGCGGGGCGTGTGGCTGATGGATGCCCAGCGAAGAATGGAATTTGTTTTCGCAAGGGGGAGGGGCTGGGTCGCGGGGTTTGAACGCTGACCGTTGACCGTTCCGGGTTGAATTGAACGAGGTGGGGAGCGGCGCGGACGACGGCGACCCCGCGTTGGTTGGCTCGCTGGCGTCGCGTACGGGCCGCGGGTTGTGGGGGAGACGCTGCGTGCTGGGATTCCCTCGGAGTCGTGTTCCTCCTTTCTCACGTTTCGGCTTTCCGGCGCAGCTTTTTTTTGGGTGTTTCTTTCGGCCTCCTGCAGGGTCTGCGTCCGAGGCGCCGGAAAGAATTGGGATCTGCAATATGGACGGAGCGTGGTATACAGTGCTGGAATGTAGTGATGACTGGTTCAGCAACTTGAGAGATTTTAAGAAGTCAGTTCCCGTGAACAGATGGTTCActggcagttttttttttttgagattccCTGCAAGATAATTGGCATAAATATGGATGTAAGAGATTCTTTGATGCTAGCAACAAGGAGCTACGTAAGGGTTTGGTTATCCTCATTTGTCTCTGCTGCTATGTACTTACAATTGCACTTCTTTCTCCGCAAGTTTTAATTTGtcgtgcattttttttttgcaagtttCTTTTGCAATCAGACTTGTTCTAATCACGTCCACTTCAGATCACATATATATATTGGCAATAATATAGAATTATATATCTTCATCTTCATGCGAAGGTTTAGTAGTACCATTTGCATATTCTTGGCATTGCAAAAATTGAAAGAGAACAGAATATCTTCCTAGGTACCTAGAAATCATGGGAAAAAATGTGGTTGGTACTAATTAATTAACGTCATTGCATACTTCTACTTCGTCTTTCACCGGCAAAAACGCAAAGTAATCAAGCATAATTAGTCTTCATCAGCTTGTGAGGAAGTAGAAGAAGTGGTTGATCATCTtcctatcttttttttcttctttctcctccttttcttcttcctcttcttcatccATAGCTATGAGATGGGGGCGGGGAGGAAAGGCTCCATGGGATACATGGGGTAGGGGAGGCTCCAGCCCTCCTGGCTCCTACCTCATGCTTGATCCGCCCCTGAGTAGAAACTACTTACCAGTTACCACTAGCTTCTCTTAGAACTGAAACCTTGTATGTATGCAAAGCTACATCATTTTCACGAAGAGTTTAAGTTGAGATTCATGGTGGATAGTGGAGCTCAGCGCCATAATAGAGGACTAGACCATGAGATAGACATGTCCACGTCGGAATGTTCCAATTTTTACCCTTTTCATTTTTctcattttaaattttttacaAAGCATTTGTACAGAAAAAATGTTtcatagaaaaaaaatgaaaacaattACTTCCAAAATTTCACTAAAAAAATTCTTAACTTAACTTTTTGCCgactcactactacaaaaagagctataggcatcggttgaaaagagccttaggtaccggttctaTAACCGATACCCGAAAGCCGAGACCAATGGAGTCTGCCTTTGGCATCGGGTAAATCATCCGGTGCCTATGACctttttagtaccggttggaataTCAACCGGTACCCAGAGCCGCTACGACGTTTGCTTGCATCCTCCCCCGTTCCCCGCATCCTCTCTCTATTCCCCTAGCATGCTCCACTAGTGATACCAGCGATTCATTCGAAAGAATCAAACACAAAATATTGAATTGACGAACACACAATACTCATAGATTCcacaaattattcaaaaaattgtTCACAAGATAGATGCAATCCATACAACATGCATCTCTATTTCAGAAATCAGAAaagtaagaaaaaaagaaaaaatctcccacgatggcagcggcggccagcTGCCCATGCGTCTGCACCCCACGGCCGGCTCCCGCGGTGGCGGCCCTCACGCCGCACCCCACGGCCGGCTCCCGGCTAGCTTCTGCGCCCTCCGGGGGCATTCTGTAGAAGGGCTACCTGCACAGACAAGAACCAAGAACAAGATTCgcatccaagaacaagaagaagaggccgCAAGAGAATCTTGCAGGCGATGCAGCGGTCGAGCGGAAGAACCAATGCAAGAACTAACCGAGAGGTCGATGGGTCTCACCGGATCGATCGATGTGCGGAGCGGGTTCTTGCAGCCTCGAGCTCCTGCAGCCGTGCGGCCCTCGCGCtcccccacggcggcggcggccggctcctgCTGCCGTGCGGCCCTCGCGCTCCACcacgacggcggtggcgccggcctgctcccgcagtggcagcggcggcgaggccgcgctccgccccgcgcctgctgtgcgtgcctctgcgccgcccgcgAGGCAAGAAACGATAAGgtagagagagatgagaggtaGAGAAATGAGAGGTAGAGAGATAGGACTAGATGAGAAGAGCCGGTATGGTTTAAATATATCGAGAAGGCAAGGGCCTACCTTGTTTTGGTACCGGTGCATTCATTCACCCGGTGCCAATGACAGCAAAATGGGCACCGGGCGATGTCATAAACCGGTACTTTTGTCGCCTtcttcatttagtaccggtttgtGGCACGACCCTGTGCCCATGTTGAAGCATTGGGACCGGGTCATGCCACGACCCGGTACCCAATGTCTAGTGCCGGGCTGGTACAGACCACGAGTACCGGCTGCTGTTACAGCCGGTGCTGATGCCTCACATTAGCACCGGTTGAAACAACAACTGGTATTTTTGGCTAGAAtttttggcctgttttctaAGTAGTGACTCACTCTTTGAAGATACTCATAAGGATAGAATCTACATACGTGCATTTATAGGGATAGTGTGCGTGTGTTGTGAGTACTGAGCTGTAGTGAGTAATAAAAAAAGACATTTGATAAACAAATAAAGCAAGTCATTTGATAAACAAATAAAGCATTAGCTTGGACATGCCGACTAATTGGCCGCTTCTGCCGTTCCTGTTCCTACGTCAAAAGTAGAAGGAAATGCCaggtaaaaagaaaaaaataaaaagttgtTGCAAGCTTAGGCGTAAGAGAGATGCTACCGATTTGACCAAGTATTAGCATTGGGCGTGCCGACTAATATCTATACTTTGACTGCGGCGACGGGTGTGGTCGGTGCGACCGCATTGGATCGACCGATCGAGCACGCAGGTTGGTCATGTTCCTTTTGTGCCACAATTAATCCGAGAGCCAGCTGACACGAGCCGGAGTGCCCGACGAATATTCCTTGGTTAACAAAGTTGCTGGCCGACTCTTCGTCCAAGCTGGAGCCAAACCACGGACAGCTTTAGAAATTTGGAGCAGTGCTTACGTCTTGCTCGATCCAGTTTTGTTCAAACTTTTCTTACTTTATTATTTCCTTGGCCTAGTCCAAgaaagttcttttttttttcttcgccTTCTCTCTTCGACCCTTTTGGACTGCTGCCTTGTGCGTGTGAGCACGTGGCATCTTTTGGTTGGTCCGTCCATGTACAAAACAAAAGAAGCATGTTTTTTTAGACTATATGCTCGTGCGTTGCAACGAACAAAATTAATATAAATATTAAATACGTATAATTGCTCGTGCGTTAATTTATAAAGATCTACACGATCAAGTCGTGGACGGCGCCTATGAGATAGACTAAGATCCACTTATCAATGACACaagatataataaaataaaCTAATAAATTAGATCGAAACCTTACTGAATTTAgaaatagatatatatatatagataaggTGGAACTCCATTAGAAACTTGACCATTTTGATGACAAATCAATACAAGTACTCCGGACTAAGGTCGCAAAATAGGGGGGGATTCCCTCTATGCCATTGGGAAATAGAGGTGATCCCCTATGTGCCATTGAGAATTAGCTCATTCCTTCTATACCATCAGTTACAATTTTTCATCCCCTCCATGCCATTACCGTTAAGTTTCCTTAACAGATCCGTTAAAGGGTGGGGATAAGACAAGAATACCCCTCCGTTCCATCGCCAGTTTTTTCCCTCAGCCTCCCTCTTTTTTTGTGGCGCCATTAAATTACCAACTGACAAGCATTCGGAAACCCAATGCTGAATCTACAAGTGACCGTAAGTTTCAAAACTTACAGTCGACCCACACTCGCCCCTTTCTTCCTTCCTCTAGATAGGATATCCCTTTCCccttcttctttcccttcccccaaccccttcctctgctccatggCAGCTGAGCGGCGCGGATGGGCGGAGGTAGCGCAGCGGGCCGGCAGCgaggaggggaggcgcggcgggcaAGCGGCGGGGAGGCACGGTGTGGCGCGGCGGGGCAGGTGGCGGGGAGCGCGGGCCAGTGGCGTGGGGGAGGGGAGCCGCGGCGGTGCTGGTGGCGGGGGGAGGggagccgcagcggcggcgatggcgagtgGTGGTGTGGCGCGGCAAGGCCAGTGGCATGGGGGAggggagccgcggcggcgggagacGTGGGGAGCGGCGCGACGGGGCCGAtggcgggaggaaggggagccgcggcggcagcgggaggtGCGGTGGGGGCCGGTTGCGAGAGGCTGCGAGATCCCGGGTGCGTGggttttttattaattttttatgcaaaaaatttctaaaaacttTTTTACCCCGAATTTTTTCGTTTTGGAAGCAAAAGTTTTTTCTTCATATTTTTTCTCAAAACTTtctctttcaaatttttttctcatcaaatttctcttcaaaatttctccaaaatttttttatcaaaaaagACAAAAGAATTAAACTGTCGGAAGATCGACCGTACGGAGCACTCCCGTAGGGTCGACCGTAAACTAGCTTCGCCCGCTACTTTTATTCAGGGAGGGACTGGCGTtgcaacaagattgcaaaaagagTTGCATGCAATTAACATCCGAGAAGTGAACCTAATAACAAGAAACGTCGCCACGTAAGAAGCAGAGAGATGCTGTGTCTAACGCGGACATGACATCAACTCTTGGGGCGAGCTCGTGGCGACGTGACATGAACTTCGAAACGCGTGATCTACAGGGATGAACAGAAACTTCTCGAGTTCGATGCGAGCGCGTAGTTGCTAGCTTCGAGAGATGCCGCGCGCCTAGGAGGTGCGTGGTGGCGGAGCGCAGACCCCGCAGCGCGTGGCGGGCGTGCCGGGAGGTCTCGCCGCTGTGGCGttcccagcgccgccaccgcggctcGTCCCCGAGGCCCAGGAGCGCGTCGTCGAGGCCGAAGGCGTGGCTGGCCCTGCGGTGGAGctcgcggcgggcgcgacgccCTGGTGGAAGGAGCCTCGTGGAGGTCGCCGGCGTTGATCGCGCCGCCCATCTCAAGGATGCGCAGCACGCGGGCGCACG comes from Panicum virgatum strain AP13 chromosome 4K, P.virgatum_v5, whole genome shotgun sequence and encodes:
- the LOC120702986 gene encoding U-box domain-containing protein 21-like, whose amino-acid sequence is MVLPMSRATRAASRLVPEIPLLRRGSKQQQQAAEEEVAVPAHFVCPISLDLMRDPVTAPTGITYDRESVEGWLARGGARCPVTGRPLRLADLVPNHATRRMIQDWCVANRASGVQRVPTPKVPLADADAADAVAAVSRAAGRGDVAACGAASARARALAKESDRNRRCLAAAGAARALATAFGRLAGERVEGAGAAAEGAALGEILAAATAFFPLDDEARRCIASPASLKSLASVMTHGGELAARASAAVVLRELASSADGRTLEAVARTPGMCDALVRLVRSPVSAPATKAALVTAYYLAAASDRAAARLAEVGAVPALVELLVDADKGTSEKALAALDAVLGADAGLAAARAHALAVPVLVKKMFRVSDMATEFAVSALWRLCRAGDAGAAACRAEALRVGAFQKLLLLLQVGCGGVTKERASELLKMLNGSRGSIECIETVDFKGLKRPF
- the LOC120701863 gene encoding serine/arginine repetitive matrix protein 1-like, which produces MEDWRDLAGTVPNSSPRAPACCASLRWAARSTPATSTRLLPPGRRARRELHRRASHAFGLDDALLGLGDEPRWRRWERHSGETSRHARHALRASRNRPPPHLPLPPRLPFLPPSAPSRRSPRLPPPRLPSPMPLALPRHTTTRHRRRCGSPPPATSTAAAPLPHATGPRSPPPAPPRHTVPPRRLPAAPPLLAAGPLRYLRPSAPLSCHGAEEGVGGRERRRGKGYPI